One Gemmatimonadota bacterium genomic region harbors:
- a CDS encoding GGDEF domain-containing protein: MDRSDLAMQAEHRIARSRFVLMFVLAVFGGILAISDPTHVDYVRAVPVNLGCLALAFAMLVVTRRGECPVWLSIATAIGDVSLVSLLHVLDLAQGNPSVAVNGRVTFMGYFLALVGTCIRWDRRVAWSAGAVAALQYLGIVIASARMWPTTPTRDVLQYGAFDWGVQVERAIMLVLFGFVCGRIAAWAVTLREHATTDLLTGLMTRRTFEGRVSDELLRTRRLGTPLSVAMVDIDHFKRINDDYGHQAGDAVLRAVGQVLTGAIRRTDLVCRWGGEEFAIVYLDTSVEDAAVHVEQLRARVRALRVRVASGHTEIGVTISAGLAGGTGQMTLESLVRQADARLLRAKREGRNQLVTVEVPVIT; this comes from the coding sequence ATGGATCGCTCCGATCTCGCGATGCAAGCCGAGCACCGGATTGCCCGCTCGCGCTTCGTCCTGATGTTCGTGCTGGCGGTCTTTGGCGGCATCCTCGCCATCTCCGACCCGACCCACGTGGACTACGTGCGAGCGGTGCCGGTCAATCTCGGCTGCCTCGCGCTCGCCTTCGCCATGCTCGTGGTGACGCGACGGGGCGAATGCCCAGTGTGGCTGTCCATTGCGACCGCCATCGGCGACGTCTCGTTGGTGTCCCTCCTGCACGTGCTGGACCTGGCGCAAGGCAACCCCAGTGTTGCAGTGAACGGGCGCGTGACCTTCATGGGGTACTTCCTGGCGTTGGTGGGCACCTGCATCCGGTGGGACCGGCGGGTGGCATGGAGTGCCGGGGCGGTGGCTGCCCTGCAGTACCTCGGCATCGTCATCGCCAGTGCCCGGATGTGGCCAACGACACCGACGCGCGACGTGCTCCAGTACGGTGCCTTCGACTGGGGCGTTCAGGTCGAACGCGCGATCATGCTCGTCCTGTTTGGGTTCGTCTGCGGGCGGATTGCCGCCTGGGCCGTGACCCTGCGCGAGCATGCGACCACCGATCTCCTGACCGGCCTGATGACGCGACGCACCTTTGAGGGACGCGTCTCGGACGAGCTGTTGCGCACCCGGCGTCTCGGAACGCCGCTCAGCGTGGCGATGGTCGACATCGACCACTTCAAGCGGATCAATGACGACTACGGCCATCAGGCGGGCGATGCCGTACTCCGTGCCGTTGGCCAGGTCCTCACCGGGGCGATCCGGCGGACCGACCTCGTCTGCCGGTGGGGGGGCGAGGAGTTCGCCATCGTCTACCTCGATACCTCGGTTGAGGACGCGGCCGTCCACGTGGAGCAGCTCCGGGCCAGGGTGCGCGCCCTCCGGGTCCGCGTTGCGTCGGGGCACACGGAGATCGGGGTCACCATCTCCGCCGGACTCGCCGGGGGGACGGGGCAGATGACCCTGGAGTCGTTGGTGCGGCAGGCCGATGCCCGACTCCTGCGGGCCAAGCGGGAGGGGCGCAATCAACTGGTCACCGTCGAGGTCCCGGTTATCACGTAG
- a CDS encoding SusC/RagA family TonB-linked outer membrane protein, with protein sequence MGSYLVHRRAWRTARRSVVVLSALLLGSAAADAQAARLTGRVTDAGSGMPVSAARVFVAGTAAATQSGDDGRYTLRGVQTGTIEVTVTRLGYEAKKLSVSVAGEATTLDIVLSQVTYSLAEVVTTVTGQQRKVELGNTISTISVGEKLAETPVRDLGQLLNGRAAGVQVTSAGATGTGSRIRIRGQASFGLSNEPLVYVDGVRIISNTGSSALGVGGSSPSRLNDINPEEIENIEIIKGPSAATLYGTEAANGVINITTKKGKAGKTVWNFYSENGNLYDPNTYPLLYYGWGTLPNGTSGARCVLTSVPTGACRMDSVTTVNVLNEDRTTVLTNGIRQQYGAQLSGGTERVQFFGSGEWEDELGNYKMPQIEVDRLMKERGVTSLPDEQVYPNKLNRISLRTNLNAAITSKADLQVSSGFITSDQRLPQNEDNGNGLMVAALGGLGRRDLTDSRGVPLLGYRSWPMGDVFSRTTTQGVNRFVNSFATQYRPASWLNARTTVGVDITSRVDQAINLFDQGTYQFPARSGQINNQRTELHQYTVDAGLSANKMLWGGWNSKTSVGLQYFRNYFARTGASGEVLPPGGRTLSLTSSARIPSQATDETITLGTYIEAALSWNERLFLTGAVRADDNSAFGDQFDVVLYPKFSASWVASEEAFFPKWNWLQTFRLRTTYGASGQQPGTTDALRFYSGVGTTLTGQVEAPGVSLGALGNPDLKPEYSYELEGGFDANMLNGKLNLEMSYYRKQTRDAIIDRQVAPSLGFGVSTRFENIGSVRNQGIELVVNSRLLDRTWAGIDLTVTGSTNKNTLLELGEGVSPIFTGNRNTQYNVPGYPLFGMWGRPMKFADANGDGIIVGSEITYDTLSYVGPSFPTQEFAVSPSIELLKRKLRINTQFDYKGGMRKLNNTLRHQCQGGQACRGLYDKTAALERQAAAVAANANVFTNFYEEGDFTRFRELSVSYQLPDTWARKVRASRLSVIGSGRNLAVWTNYTGVDPEATVGNSDTRGNEEFFSTPPLRAFNIRFALTF encoded by the coding sequence ATGGGATCCTATCTCGTCCACCGAAGGGCCTGGCGTACGGCGCGCCGGAGCGTTGTGGTGCTCTCGGCACTGCTACTCGGTAGCGCCGCCGCCGACGCGCAGGCTGCGCGACTCACCGGCCGGGTCACGGATGCCGGCTCCGGCATGCCGGTCAGCGCGGCCCGTGTGTTCGTCGCCGGTACGGCGGCGGCCACGCAAAGTGGTGACGACGGCCGGTATACGCTGCGGGGCGTACAAACCGGGACCATCGAAGTCACGGTAACGCGCCTCGGCTACGAGGCGAAGAAGTTGTCCGTCTCCGTCGCCGGTGAGGCGACGACGCTGGACATCGTACTCTCCCAGGTCACGTACTCCCTCGCCGAGGTAGTGACCACGGTGACTGGGCAGCAGCGCAAGGTGGAGCTGGGCAACACGATCTCGACCATCAGCGTCGGCGAGAAGCTCGCGGAGACGCCGGTGCGCGACCTGGGCCAATTGCTCAATGGTCGTGCGGCGGGCGTCCAGGTGACGTCTGCGGGTGCAACGGGCACCGGATCGCGAATCCGTATCCGCGGCCAGGCATCGTTCGGCCTGAGCAACGAGCCCCTGGTTTACGTGGATGGCGTGCGCATCATCTCCAACACCGGCAGCTCGGCGCTCGGCGTCGGCGGGTCCAGCCCCTCGCGCCTGAACGACATCAACCCCGAGGAAATCGAGAACATCGAGATCATCAAGGGGCCATCGGCCGCGACGCTGTACGGCACCGAAGCGGCGAATGGCGTCATCAACATCACCACGAAGAAGGGGAAGGCCGGCAAGACGGTCTGGAACTTCTACAGCGAGAACGGGAACCTGTACGACCCGAACACCTATCCGCTGCTGTACTACGGCTGGGGCACCCTCCCCAACGGCACGAGTGGCGCGCGCTGTGTGCTGACGTCGGTCCCGACGGGGGCTTGCCGCATGGACTCGGTCACCACGGTCAACGTCCTCAATGAGGATCGCACGACGGTCCTCACGAACGGGATTCGCCAGCAGTATGGCGCCCAGCTCTCTGGCGGAACCGAACGTGTCCAGTTCTTCGGCTCAGGCGAGTGGGAAGACGAACTGGGCAACTACAAGATGCCGCAGATCGAGGTCGATCGCCTGATGAAGGAACGTGGCGTCACGAGCCTGCCGGACGAACAGGTCTACCCGAACAAGCTCAATCGCATCAGCCTGCGCACGAACCTGAACGCCGCCATTACGTCCAAGGCGGACCTGCAAGTCTCGAGCGGGTTCATCACCAGTGACCAGCGGCTACCCCAGAACGAGGACAACGGGAACGGCTTGATGGTCGCGGCTCTCGGTGGACTCGGGCGGCGCGACCTGACCGACAGCCGCGGGGTCCCACTCCTTGGCTACCGCAGCTGGCCGATGGGCGACGTTTTTTCGCGGACCACCACGCAAGGCGTCAACCGCTTTGTCAACTCGTTTGCGACGCAGTACCGGCCGGCTTCGTGGCTGAATGCACGGACGACGGTCGGGGTGGATATCACCTCCCGAGTGGACCAGGCCATCAACTTGTTCGACCAGGGGACCTACCAGTTCCCGGCGCGCAGTGGACAGATCAACAACCAGCGTACGGAGCTGCACCAGTACACCGTGGACGCCGGCCTCAGCGCAAACAAGATGCTGTGGGGCGGCTGGAACTCGAAGACGAGTGTGGGCTTGCAGTACTTCCGAAACTACTTTGCCCGCACCGGCGCGAGCGGCGAGGTCCTCCCGCCAGGCGGACGCACGTTGTCCCTCACGTCCTCGGCGCGCATCCCGAGCCAGGCGACGGACGAGACAATCACCCTCGGCACCTACATCGAGGCAGCGTTGTCCTGGAACGAGCGCCTCTTTTTGACTGGCGCAGTGCGCGCGGACGACAACTCCGCGTTCGGTGACCAGTTCGACGTGGTGCTGTATCCCAAGTTCTCCGCGTCGTGGGTGGCGTCTGAGGAAGCGTTCTTCCCCAAGTGGAACTGGCTGCAGACGTTCCGCTTGCGCACGACCTACGGTGCCTCCGGGCAGCAGCCGGGCACCACCGACGCCCTGCGGTTCTACAGTGGCGTGGGCACGACGTTGACCGGCCAGGTCGAGGCACCGGGCGTCAGTCTGGGTGCGCTCGGCAACCCGGACCTCAAGCCCGAATACTCGTATGAGCTCGAGGGCGGGTTCGACGCCAACATGTTGAACGGCAAGCTCAATCTCGAGATGTCGTACTATCGCAAGCAGACGCGCGACGCGATCATCGATCGCCAGGTGGCGCCGAGCCTCGGCTTTGGCGTGTCGACGCGCTTCGAGAACATTGGTTCGGTCCGCAACCAGGGGATCGAACTGGTGGTGAACTCACGGCTGCTCGACCGCACGTGGGCGGGCATCGACCTCACGGTGACCGGGTCGACGAACAAGAACACGCTACTGGAACTCGGTGAGGGGGTGTCGCCGATCTTCACCGGCAACCGGAACACCCAGTACAACGTGCCGGGGTATCCGCTCTTCGGGATGTGGGGTCGCCCAATGAAGTTTGCCGACGCCAACGGCGACGGGATCATCGTCGGCAGCGAGATCACCTACGACACGCTCAGCTACGTCGGTCCGTCATTCCCGACGCAGGAGTTCGCCGTCTCGCCGAGCATCGAGCTGCTCAAGCGCAAGCTGCGCATCAATACGCAGTTCGACTACAAGGGCGGGATGCGCAAGCTGAACAACACGCTGCGTCACCAGTGCCAGGGCGGGCAAGCCTGCCGGGGCCTCTACGACAAGACCGCCGCACTGGAACGCCAGGCAGCCGCTGTCGCCGCCAACGCCAACGTCTTCACGAACTTCTACGAAGAGGGTGACTTCACCCGCTTCCGCGAGCTTTCGGTCAGCTATCAGTTGCCGGACACCTGGGCGCGCAAGGTGCGCGCGTCACGCCTGAGCGTGATCGGCAGCGGCCGGAACCTAGCCGTGTGGACGAACTACACCGGCGTGGACCCGGAAGCAACGGTGGGCAACAGCGACACGCGCGGGAACGAGGAGTTCTTCTCCACACCGCCACTGCGCGCCTTCAACATCCGTTTCGCCTTGACCTTCTGA
- a CDS encoding sodium/proline symporter, translated as MTRPEVVGVMLAYLAVVLGIGAWATRRTKTAGDFFLAGRSLGLFPMAMAAMSATLSGFAFIGGPGLVYSVGLGAVFIVLPLSITNSLSAWVLARPLQSLAAQRSMLTVPDAIGARFASPAAQGLAAISIVVACAGYVATNLLALGLVLDAVFGWGLPASILIGALVTVAYSVGGGILAGVYTDVFQGTVMALASAAVTVQVLRVGGGVTGIANDLMQADPALLSPFGRLSPVAALSWFLVFGIGALGQPHVINKFYMLRDPARLRWYPAVMNAVMAVTLLLFVGVGLVVRALVHRGALAPLARPDDATSTFLLGYAPAALAGLVFAGVAAAIMSSVNAFLNVGAAAVTHDIPAWVGRRWGNPLTAGRAATLCLAVVATAIALRSTTLVAFLGIFGWGLFASTLVPSVAIGLNWPGATRQGAIASIVTGFVVTVGVESLAWAKVIAMPAGVSGTALGLVGSIGAFLIASWMTGRGADQVAADEPA; from the coding sequence GTGACCCGCCCCGAGGTGGTCGGCGTCATGCTCGCCTACCTGGCCGTCGTGCTCGGCATTGGGGCATGGGCCACGCGAAGGACCAAGACCGCGGGGGACTTCTTCCTCGCCGGCCGGTCTCTGGGGCTCTTTCCCATGGCGATGGCCGCGATGTCGGCGACGCTCTCCGGCTTCGCGTTCATCGGGGGGCCGGGGCTGGTCTACTCCGTGGGACTCGGCGCCGTCTTCATTGTCCTGCCGCTCTCCATCACCAACTCACTCTCAGCCTGGGTCCTCGCGCGCCCCCTGCAATCACTGGCGGCGCAGCGATCGATGCTGACCGTCCCGGATGCCATCGGGGCGCGGTTTGCCTCGCCCGCGGCACAGGGACTGGCCGCGATTTCGATCGTCGTGGCGTGCGCCGGCTACGTCGCCACCAACCTCCTCGCGTTGGGCCTCGTCCTGGACGCCGTATTCGGTTGGGGGCTGCCAGCGTCGATCCTGATCGGGGCCTTGGTGACCGTTGCCTACTCAGTCGGCGGCGGCATCCTGGCCGGCGTGTACACCGACGTCTTTCAGGGCACCGTGATGGCGCTGGCGTCCGCAGCGGTGACGGTCCAGGTCCTGCGCGTGGGTGGGGGCGTCACCGGGATCGCCAACGACCTCATGCAGGCCGATCCGGCGTTGCTGTCGCCGTTCGGGCGCCTCTCGCCGGTCGCCGCGTTGAGCTGGTTCCTCGTGTTCGGGATCGGGGCGCTCGGTCAGCCCCACGTCATCAACAAGTTCTACATGCTGCGCGACCCGGCGCGCCTGCGCTGGTACCCGGCCGTGATGAACGCCGTTATGGCCGTCACCCTGCTTCTCTTTGTTGGGGTTGGCTTGGTCGTGCGGGCGCTGGTGCACCGCGGCGCACTGGCTCCCCTCGCCCGGCCCGACGACGCGACCTCGACCTTCCTGCTCGGATACGCCCCGGCCGCCCTGGCCGGCTTGGTGTTTGCCGGGGTCGCTGCGGCGATCATGAGTTCAGTCAACGCCTTTCTCAACGTTGGGGCGGCGGCGGTCACGCACGATATTCCCGCCTGGGTGGGCCGCCGTTGGGGTAACCCGTTGACCGCTGGGCGAGCGGCCACGCTGTGCCTCGCCGTGGTCGCGACCGCTATTGCCCTGCGATCCACAACGCTCGTCGCGTTCCTGGGGATCTTTGGTTGGGGACTCTTTGCCTCCACCCTGGTGCCCTCTGTGGCCATCGGACTCAATTGGCCCGGGGCCACGCGACAGGGCGCCATCGCATCGATCGTCACCGGCTTTGTGGTGACGGTGGGCGTGGAGAGCCTGGCCTGGGCCAAGGTGATCGCGATGCCTGCCGGCGTCAGCGGGACGGCGCTCGGCCTCGTTGGCTCAATTGGGGCCTTCCTGATCGCTTCGTGGATGACCGGTCGCGGGGCCGATCAGGTGGCGGCCGACGAGCCAGCCTGA
- a CDS encoding UPF0182 family protein, with the protein MTLRDPLDHPQLEGKMPRRQILALSVLGGLAGLAFLTTLSSGFLVDLWWFREIGYSVVFSREILARLLLFAAGFVLTLAVVRTNLAIAQRGVVPLPVTISANAPGGGTTAIDVTTALAKVTRPVSVVLAVFAAMAASSSWSTVLRAMHATPFNSVDPVFGRDIGFYVFTLPAVTLALGMLTSLATLTFLLLVAVYASRGDIVLRPQRVTIEPSAGLHLGMVLAVWFVLAALRLWLVDTPNLLYSTTGPLVGASYTDLHARLPAIRLSAVAALLAAVWIMIGGARQRVAWHAFVAVGAYAAIGVLGRGVFPAVMQRFVVAPTELTRESPQLVHHIAATRRAWGLDSVEVRDLGGEANLSLADLRANAPTIDNVRLWDRDPLLRTFGQLQEIRTYYDFVAVDDDRYWIDGKLRQVLLSPRELNPASLPTRTFINEHLTFTHGMGLTLSPVNQVTPQGLPVLFVKDLPPSAVGNLRITRPQMYYGELADQFVFVNTKQREFDYPAGEVNEYTSYAGRGGVPVGNLFRRLILAMHFGSSNVLLSGDITSDSRVLYHRRIASRIRKALPFLRLDRDPYLVIAADGTLQWIQDAYTTTDRYPYAWRSPEGMTYMRNSVKVVVDAYDGTIAAYVSDPGDPIVQTWDKVFPGTLLPLDSLSADLRGHLRYPDELYRAQSTLFTTYHMDKPEDFYHREDQWQIPVVERADGSVPFMRHIVMRLPDEDSAEYIYMVPFTPRGKDNLAAWMVARNDGANYGKLRVYRFPRQSLVFGPRQVENRINQDTEISRQVSLWDQRGSQVIRGDLLVIPINEALLYVQPLYLEAEGGRIPELKRVVVAFQDQVVMRETLEAALADLFGGSTGQPSPQVATGTPAPASPAEATNVQAQLAEARRRYQAALAAQREGDWARYGEEIRRLGELLERLGTGAARPPQ; encoded by the coding sequence GTGACCCTTCGCGACCCATTGGACCATCCCCAGCTGGAGGGCAAGATGCCCCGGCGCCAGATCCTCGCTCTCAGCGTCCTCGGCGGTCTCGCCGGGCTCGCGTTCCTCACCACCCTGTCCAGCGGCTTTCTCGTCGACCTGTGGTGGTTCCGGGAGATCGGCTATAGCGTGGTCTTCTCGCGAGAGATCCTCGCACGCCTGCTGCTCTTTGCGGCAGGCTTTGTCCTCACCCTGGCCGTGGTGCGCACCAATCTCGCCATCGCCCAGCGCGGGGTGGTGCCGCTTCCGGTCACGATTTCGGCGAACGCCCCGGGCGGCGGGACGACGGCCATCGACGTTACCACCGCGCTCGCGAAAGTGACACGACCGGTGAGCGTGGTCCTCGCGGTCTTCGCCGCCATGGCCGCGAGCAGCAGCTGGAGCACCGTGTTGCGGGCGATGCACGCGACGCCATTTAACAGTGTGGACCCGGTGTTCGGGCGCGACATCGGGTTCTACGTCTTCACCCTCCCCGCGGTGACCCTGGCCCTCGGGATGCTGACCTCCCTGGCCACCCTGACGTTCTTGCTGCTGGTCGCGGTGTACGCATCGCGCGGTGACATCGTGCTCCGCCCGCAACGGGTCACCATCGAGCCGTCCGCCGGCCTGCACCTCGGCATGGTGCTCGCGGTGTGGTTTGTGCTTGCCGCGCTCAGGCTCTGGTTGGTCGATACGCCCAACCTCTTGTACTCCACCACGGGCCCCCTGGTCGGCGCGAGTTACACCGACCTCCATGCGCGGCTCCCCGCCATCCGGCTCTCCGCGGTGGCGGCACTCCTCGCCGCCGTGTGGATCATGATCGGTGGTGCCCGCCAGCGTGTGGCCTGGCATGCCTTTGTTGCCGTGGGAGCGTATGCCGCGATCGGCGTCCTGGGACGCGGTGTGTTTCCCGCCGTGATGCAGCGGTTCGTCGTGGCGCCGACGGAACTCACGCGCGAGTCCCCGCAGCTGGTGCACCACATCGCGGCCACGCGCCGCGCCTGGGGGCTGGACAGCGTGGAGGTCCGCGACCTCGGAGGCGAGGCCAACCTCTCGCTGGCCGACCTGCGGGCGAACGCCCCAACGATCGACAACGTCCGACTGTGGGACCGCGATCCGCTCCTGCGCACCTTCGGCCAGCTGCAGGAAATCCGCACCTACTATGACTTTGTCGCGGTGGACGACGACCGCTACTGGATCGACGGCAAGCTGCGCCAGGTCCTGCTGTCGCCGCGCGAGCTGAACCCGGCATCACTCCCCACCCGCACCTTCATCAACGAACACCTCACGTTCACGCACGGAATGGGGCTGACACTGAGCCCGGTCAACCAGGTGACGCCGCAGGGCCTCCCGGTCCTCTTTGTGAAGGACCTGCCGCCATCGGCCGTTGGGAACCTGCGCATTACGCGACCGCAAATGTACTATGGTGAGCTGGCCGACCAGTTCGTCTTTGTGAACACCAAGCAGCGCGAGTTTGACTATCCCGCGGGCGAGGTCAACGAGTACACGAGTTACGCCGGCCGTGGCGGCGTTCCGGTGGGGAACCTGTTCCGCCGCCTGATCCTTGCCATGCACTTTGGCTCGTCCAACGTGCTGCTCTCCGGTGACATCACGAGCGACAGTCGCGTACTGTACCACCGCCGCATCGCGTCACGCATCCGCAAGGCGCTGCCCTTCCTTCGCCTGGATCGCGACCCCTACCTGGTGATTGCGGCCGACGGAACGCTGCAGTGGATCCAGGACGCCTATACGACGACGGACCGGTACCCCTACGCCTGGCGCTCGCCCGAAGGGATGACCTACATGCGAAATAGCGTGAAGGTTGTGGTCGACGCGTACGATGGCACGATCGCCGCGTACGTCAGCGACCCCGGCGACCCCATCGTGCAGACGTGGGACAAGGTCTTTCCGGGGACCCTGCTCCCGCTCGACAGCCTCTCGGCCGATTTGCGCGGCCACCTCCGCTACCCGGACGAACTGTACCGGGCCCAGTCGACCTTGTTCACGACCTACCACATGGACAAGCCCGAGGACTTCTACCACCGGGAAGACCAATGGCAGATCCCGGTGGTGGAGCGCGCCGATGGATCCGTCCCGTTCATGCGGCACATCGTGATGCGCCTGCCGGACGAGGACTCCGCCGAATACATCTACATGGTGCCCTTCACCCCACGCGGCAAGGACAACCTCGCGGCGTGGATGGTGGCACGCAACGATGGCGCAAACTACGGAAAACTGCGCGTCTACCGTTTCCCGCGCCAAAGCCTCGTCTTTGGCCCCCGCCAGGTCGAGAACCGCATCAACCAGGACACCGAGATCTCGCGGCAGGTCTCCCTGTGGGACCAGCGGGGATCCCAGGTCATCCGCGGGGACCTGCTCGTGATCCCCATCAACGAAGCCCTGCTGTACGTCCAGCCGCTCTACCTGGAGGCCGAGGGAGGACGCATCCCGGAGCTCAAGCGCGTGGTTGTCGCATTCCAGGACCAGGTCGTCATGCGGGAAACGCTCGAAGCCGCCCTGGCGGACTTGTTCGGGGGGAGCACCGGGCAACCAAGCCCCCAGGTTGCCACGGGGACTCCAGCCCCCGCCTCTCCAGCCGAAGCGACCAACGTGCAGGCGCAGCTCGCCGAGGCACGCCGTCGCTACCAGGCCGCCCTGGCCGCCCAGCGTGAGGGAGACTGGGCGCGATACGGCGAGGAGATCCGGCGACTTGGTGAACTGCTGGAGCGGCTCGGGACGGGAGCGGCCCGTCCCCCTCAATAA
- a CDS encoding exo-alpha-sialidase: protein MLTPRQHHRWPLGLLLLVVTSCRESTSGDTTLDPCGNALGNGAQVIGGPAGPQGSDSDRAFSSLVVAPGNADELYIGTERNGIVRSRDGGRTWERLRAGMRHGGTGYPEVYDLAIAPGSGTVLMAATTDSPGPLTGDHPSTIAGVYRSTDAGGNWTRINCGLPSASASAVTMLDASGSTALVAISAGTATFSPLSGTVFPGGIYRTSNGGGQWQAVQSSTLLSTSQFTVIRRVADTGELLIYALNRTAPQSSVGFLRSTDAGASWSTLANPLGGRTVTHFDVSRDGGVIWANTAEGFRIWRSVDAGTTWVETGGMISNGAVAVSPRDANVVLVDDFGTLRHSTDGLATTRVVVSSTQPFEDIAFAPTDANIVYGVTRGYDVYRSPDGGRSFVRVANLRDVALR from the coding sequence ATGTTAACGCCTCGACAACACCACCGCTGGCCCCTGGGGCTGCTCCTCCTGGTCGTGACCTCGTGCCGCGAGTCAACGAGCGGGGACACAACGTTGGACCCCTGCGGGAACGCGTTAGGCAACGGCGCCCAGGTCATTGGCGGCCCGGCCGGCCCCCAGGGGTCGGACAGCGATCGCGCCTTCAGTTCCCTCGTCGTGGCGCCGGGGAACGCCGACGAGCTTTACATCGGCACCGAACGCAACGGGATCGTTCGCTCCCGGGACGGTGGACGCACCTGGGAGCGCCTGCGCGCCGGCATGCGGCACGGGGGAACGGGATACCCCGAGGTGTACGACCTCGCGATCGCGCCGGGCAGTGGGACCGTCCTCATGGCCGCCACCACCGACTCGCCCGGTCCGCTCACCGGCGATCATCCGAGCACGATTGCCGGAGTCTATCGCTCGACGGACGCGGGAGGAAACTGGACGCGCATCAACTGCGGCCTGCCAAGCGCCTCCGCCTCTGCGGTGACCATGCTCGACGCCAGCGGCTCCACTGCGCTCGTCGCGATCTCGGCGGGCACCGCGACCTTTTCCCCCCTGTCCGGCACCGTGTTCCCTGGCGGGATCTACCGCACGAGCAACGGCGGCGGACAGTGGCAAGCGGTGCAGAGCAGCACCTTGCTCAGCACGAGCCAGTTTACGGTGATCCGCCGCGTCGCCGACACCGGTGAGCTCCTGATCTATGCGCTCAACCGAACCGCCCCTCAATCCAGCGTGGGATTCCTGCGGAGCACGGATGCCGGGGCCAGCTGGTCAACACTCGCGAATCCACTCGGCGGGCGTACCGTCACCCATTTTGATGTATCGCGGGACGGAGGTGTGATCTGGGCGAATACCGCCGAGGGATTTCGGATATGGCGATCGGTCGACGCCGGGACCACCTGGGTGGAAACCGGCGGCATGATCAGCAACGGTGCCGTGGCGGTCTCGCCCCGCGACGCGAACGTCGTCCTCGTGGATGATTTCGGCACACTCCGTCACTCCACCGACGGATTGGCCACCACCCGCGTGGTGGTCTCGTCCACCCAACCGTTCGAGGACATCGCATTCGCACCCACGGATGCCAACATCGTGTATGGGGTGACTCGCGGCTACGATGTGTACAGGAGTCCCGATGGAGGGCGCAGCTTCGTTCGGGTGGCCAACCTTCGCGACGTGGCCCTGCGCTGA